The following coding sequences lie in one Drosophila sulfurigaster albostrigata strain 15112-1811.04 chromosome 2R, ASM2355843v2, whole genome shotgun sequence genomic window:
- the LOC133835877 gene encoding neurofibromin isoform X1 has translation MATQKPGEWATGLLARFEDQLPNKIGAYGTQARMSQDQLVACLIHISRYRFSLVISGLTKMLQRVNEAALQNRHEPERCYFESLVIILTTLERCLTNQTKDTARFEEAMNVKLLLREISQFVDVQSDNNPNAAQLKALASKVLFALSQNHFSAVFNRISARIQELTSCSEENPDYNDIELIQHIDMDMIKLTKLLQETITKFRSKRAPPLILLYSLEKAIWNWIEYHPQEFQDLQRGTNRDISTCWEPLLDFVEYFKTENKKSKTLVWPLQMLLLILNPSSLEATVNELQQSEKEKEKEKVPSKSASSTSRDKDFSARQFIESIKRGLGPHSPSKQVTESSAIACVKLCKASTYININDSNNVVFKLVQYFINDLKALLFNPVKPFSRGQGYNFADIELMIDCWVSCFRINPHNIEALKVCLNLSSPQAYHFVIVCSLLRLAHIYVDFRLQNKNPFRIVNQPRLPWWPQTDVVHYRSAELRALFTDTLNKATQGYIAHTPLRYITSLTLKSKDTQKGLTRAEEGPAHKMLLLLLVRLIHADPTLLLNTQGKVAHEVQSSTLELINGLVSLVHQTTLPDVAQEAMEALLALHAPEKIEVWNPEAPINTFWDVSSQVLFSISQKLIQHQIANYTDVLKWLREILICRNTFLQRHKDYAHVGSQIAICKQAHIKMEVVFFMYLWSVDLDAVLTSLSCFGLLCEEAEICCSSDELTVGFIMPNYHIYQELAQLSSSATDTRICFFDNSHGNVLSRLTLQKRIMTLLRKIEHCVHGVQPAWEETFRNWEVSSKVLQTYPKLKTEDAQAEMFHRGMGKRRASHQSSEHDLEEQINEWANMTWFLLALGGVCLQKRNSNRQILLQQSQNNSSVASLAQASLYSSSTSSGHGSLHPSTVSLSTIPPAPPQDVSYCAVTQFIGQLLRLLVCSNEKLGLNIQKNVKELVGEEMSTQLYPILFDQVRAIVEKFFDQQGQVNVNVTDINTQFIEHTIYIMKSILDPKASKDPNNDQPSPSEHLGVTSIEGMMLGIVRYVRHLDMNVYAIRIKTKLCQLVEVMMKRRDDLAFRQEMKFRNKLVEYLTDWVMGTSHQIAPPSSADASILTNTSIIFRDLDQACMEAVAALLRGLPLQPEESDRGDLMDAKSALFLKYFTLFMNLLNDCIDSSEAEKELNNTPLLPPRPRMAAGKLTALRNATIQAMSNLLGANIDSGLMHSIDLGYNPDLQTRAAFMEVLTQILQQGTEFDTLAETVLADRFEQLVQLVTMISDKGELPIAMALANVVTTAQMDELARVLVTLFDAKHLLSPLLWNMFYREVEVSDCMQTLFRGNSLGSKIMAFCFKIYGASYLQMLLEPLIRPLLDDQEETCFEVDPARLEPTEDIEEHRNNLIALTQKVFDAIINSSDRFPPQLRSMCHCLYQVLSKRFPNLLQNNIGAVGTVIFLRFINPAIVSPQELGIVGKQVPSSAKRGLMLMSKILQNIANHVEFSKEQHMLCFNDFLRDHFEAGRRFFIQIASDCETVDQTSHSMSFISDANVLALHRLLWTHQEKIGDYLSSSRDHKAVGRRPFDKMATLLAYLGPPEHKPVDSHMMFSSYARWSSIDMSSTNFEEIMVKHQMHEKEEFKTLKSMNIFYQAGTSKSGYPVFYYIARRYKIGETNGDLLIYHVILTLKPFCHSPFEVVIDFTHTCSDNRFRTEFLQKWFYVLPTVAYDNVHAVYIYNCNSWVREYTKFHDRILAPLKGNRKLMFLESPNKLSDFIDAEQQKLPGATLSLDEDLKVFSNALKLSHKDTKVAIKVGPTALQITSAEKTKVLAHSVLLNDVYYASEIEEVCLVDDNQFTLSITNESGQLSFIHNDCDNIVQAIIHIRNRWELSQPDSVTVHQKIRPKDVPGTLLNMALLNLGSCDPNLRTAAYNLLCALTATFDLKIEGQLLETQGLCIPSNNTIFIKSVSEKLATNEPHLTLEFLEESIQGFQRSTIELKHLCLEYMTPWLKNLTKFCKSNDDAKKLKVSQILDKLICLTIDQKEMYPSVQAKIWGSIGQIPELIDMVLDNFLHKSITYGLGSPQVEIMADTAVALASANVQLVSKKVITRMCRVMDKSCTNPTQYLEQHMMWDDIAILGRYLLMLSFNNCLDVATSVPYLFHTITFLVCSGSLSMRASTHGLVINIIHSLCTCTNPSFGEEAQRVLRLSLDEFSLPKFYLLFGISKVKSAAVTAFRSSCRHPTDKWLGNERVTQPLPADRERLSLPSLEVITDALLEIMEACMRDVPDCEWLHTWTSLARSFAFCYNPALQPRALIVYGCISKSVTDHEVKQLLRILVKALESFNDLILIEALVMCLTRIQPLLRPESPIHRALFWVAISVLQLDEITLYGAGLALLEQNLHTLKSQGCFDRTETIAEVMMKTREKLEWHFKQLDHAVGLSFRSNFHFALVGHLIKGFRHPTPTTVSRTSRVLTMLLGIIAKPLHRDKFEVTPDSVAYLTALVAVSEEVRSRCHVKHALPRWPADLSCSSMDNGEVPNGVSTIGQPLSRRQKSWDILDQSALQFARQHKVPTLQNARVLFKTQRSFSVPTTKDPNNASGIEERQERGSRSSVSNESNVLLDPEVLPDLSIQALVLTVLATLVKYSSDEGETRVLYQYLAEGSVVFPKVFPVIHSLLDQKINNILSVSHDQVVLNSVQNIIQNMLASEDPSQQQLHFLQSCGFGGLWRFAGPFTKYNMMGESSELFVNCLEAMVETCLPGDESAPVPPSPRPYNLSSSLSSLTLGSPTDKAFSSESLDFYDNCSGSVTSLRRASHSKSRAKHRLNESPSH, from the exons ATGGCTACTCAGAAGCCTGGAGAATGGGCGACTGGTCTGCTCGCAAGATTTGAGGATCAG CTGCCAAACAAAATCGGTGCCTATGGAACGCAGGCGCGCATGAGCCAGGACCAGTTGGTGGCATGTCTCATACACATCTCGCGCTACCGCTTCTCGCTGGTCATTTCCGGTTTGACCAAGATGTTGCAGCGGGTCAACGAGGCG GCACTACAAAATCGACATGAGCCAGAACGATGTTATTTCGAATCACTGGTCATTATATTGACCACCTTAGAACGATGTCTAACCAATCAAACCAAGGATACAGCACGTTTCGAGGAGGCGATGAATGTCAAATTGTTGCTTCGCgaaatttcacaatttgtgGACGTGCAAAGCGACAACAATCCAAATGCTGCTCAATTGAAAGCGCTTGCCTCGAAAGTGCTCTTTGCATTATCTCAGAATCACTTCTCCGCCGTATTTAATCGAATCTCAGCACGCATACAGGAGTTGACATCGTGCTCCGAGGAGAACCCCGACTACAACGACATTGAATTAATACAGCACATTGATATGGACATGATCAAGCTAACCAAGTTGTTGCAGG aAACTATTACTAAATTTCGCTCAAAGCGCGCACCGCCGCTAATTTTACTTTACTCGCTGGAGAAAGCGATTTGGAACTGGATCGAATATCATCCACAAGAGTTTCAGGACTTACAGCGTGGCACAAATCGAGACATATCTAC ATGCTGGGAACCCCTTCTGGACTTTGTGGAGTATTTCAAAACcgaaaataagaaaagcaaaactttAGTGTGGCCACTACAAATGTTATTGCTCATATTAAATCCCTCTAGTCTTGAGGCCACTGTCAACGAACTGCAGCAGTCGGaaaaggagaaagagaaagaaaaagtgCCATCAAAGTCAGCATCATCGACATCGCGTGACAAAGACTTTTCAGCCAGACAATTCATTGAGAGCATTAAACGCGGACTAGGTCCACATTCGCCCTCAAAACAAGTTACTGAATCGTCAGCCATCGCATGTGTCAAGCTTTGCAAAGCATCCACTTATATCAACATCAATGATTCCAATAATGTGGTCTTCAAATTGGTGCAATACTTTATAAATGATCTCAAGGCGCTGCTCTTTAATCCCGTGAAACCTTTCTCACGCGGACAAGGTTACAATTTCGCCGATATCGAACTAATGATTGACTGCTGGGTATCCTGTTTCCGCATCAATCCCCACAATATAGAAGCTCTCAAGGTTTGCCTTAATCTCTCCTCACCGCAAGCCTACCATTTCGTAATTGTATGTTCGCTGCTGCG ATTGGCACACATTTACGTGGACTTCCGGTTACAGAACAAGAATCCCTTTAGGATTGTCAATCAGCCGCGTCTTCCTTGGTGGCCACAGACCGATGTAGTCCATTATCGTTCCGCTGAGCTGCGTGCTCTTTTTACGGATACGCTCAACAAGGCAACGCAAGGCTACATTGCTCACACGCCGCTACGATACATAACGTCACTAACGCTCAAGTCTAAGGACACACAGAAAGGTCTCACACGTGCCGAAGAGGGACCAGCTCACaagatgctgctgctactcCTTGTGCGCCTTATACACGCCGATCCCACtctattattaaat ACGCAAGGAAAAGTCGCACATGAAGTGCAGAGCTCCACACTAGAACTCATTAATGGTTTAGTCAGTCTGGTGCATCAAACAACTTTACCTGACGTCGCCCAAGAAGCCATGGAGGCATTGCTAGCGTTGCATGCACCCGAAAAAATAGAAGTTTGGAATCCTGAGGCAcccataaatacattttgggATGTCAGCTCGCAGGTGCTGTTCTCAATTTCGCAAAAGCTGATACAACATCAGATCGCTAACTATACGGACGTGCTCAAGTGGCTGCGTGAAATACTTATCTGCCGAAATACGTTCCTGCAACGGCACAAGGACTATGCCCATGTTGGCAGCCAGATTGCTATTTGCAAGCAGGCGCATATTAAAATGGAAGTGGTCTTCTTCATGTACCTATGGAGCGTCGATTTGGATGCAGTGCTGACATCGCTTTCATGCTTTGGTTTACTTTGCGAAGAAGCAGAGATCTGCTGCAGCTCAGATGAATTAACGGTGGGTTTTATAATGCCCAATTATCACATCTACCAGGAACTGGCACAGCTCTCTTCAT CTGCCACGGACACGCGCATCTGCTTCTTCGACAACAGTCATGGCAATGTGCTGAGTCGCCTAACATTACAGAAGCGTATCATGACTCTCTTGCGTAAAATCGAGCACTGTGTACACGGTGTTCAACCTGCCTGGGAAGAAACGTTTCGCAATTGGGAAGTATCCAGCAAGGTGCTTCAAACTTATCCCAAGCTAAAGACAGAGGATGCGCAGGCAGAAATGTTTCATAGGGGCATGGGCAAGCGACGAGCCAGCCACCAAAGTTCTGAACACGATCTGGAGGAGCAAATCAACGAATGGGCCAATATGACATGGTTTCTTCTCGCACTTGGCGGTGTTTGTCTGCAAAAACGCAACAGCAATCGACAGATTTTATTGCAGCAATCGCAAAACAATTCATCAGTGGCATCGCTGGCGCAAGCATCGCTCTACTCAAGCTCAACTAGCTCTGGCCATGGTTCTCTACATCCCAGCACAGTGTCTTTGTCTACGATACCACCAGCGCCTCCACAAGATGTGAGCTATTGCGCGGTAACACA ATTTATTGGTCAGCTGTTGCGTTTGTTGGTATGCAGCAATGAGAAGCTTGGTCTCAACATACAGAAAAACGTTAAGGAACTAGTGGGCGAAGAAATGTCTACACAACTTTATCCCATACTCTTTGATCAGGTCAGAGCCATAGTGGAAAAGTTCTTCGACCAACAGGGCCAGGTCAATGTAAATGTAACGGATATAAATACCCAATTCATCGAACATACCATTTATATAATGAAATCCATACTGGATCCTAAGGCGAGTAAGGATCCGAACAATGACCAGCCGTCGCCGTCGGAACATTTGGGAGTAACCAGTATCGAGGGCATGATGTTGGGCATTGTGCGCTACGTGCGTCATTTGGACATGAATGTCTATGCTATACGAATCAAGACAAAACTGTGTCAACTCGTGGAGGTCATGATGAAGCGTCGAGATGATTTAGCCTTTCGTCAGGAGATGAAATTCCGCAACAAGCTAGTCGAATATCTAACTGACTGGGTTATGGGAACATCGCACCAGATAGCACCACCCAGCTCTGCAGATGCCTCAATACTGACTAATACGTCTATAATCTTTCGTGATCTGGATCAGGCTTGCATGGAGGCAGTGGCTGCTTTACTTCGTGGACTTCCATTACAACCGGAGGAATCGGATCGTGGAGATCTGATGGATGCCAAGAGCGCATTGTTTTTGAAGTACTTTACGCTATTTATGAACCTACTCAACGATTGTATTGATAGCTCTGAGGCAGAAAAAGAGCTGAATAATACACCTCTGTTGCCGCCACGACCACGGATGGCAGCTGGTAAATTGACAGCACTCAGAAATGCTACCATCCAAGCAATGTCTAATCTATTGGGCGCCAACATTGACTCTGGCCTAATGCACTCCATCGATCTTGGCTATAATCCTGATTTACAAACACGCGCCGCTTTCATGGAAGTCCTCACACAAATTCTGCAACAGGGCACAGAGTTTGACACACTTGCTGAAACGGTGCTGGCGGATCGCTTTGAGCAGCTGGTACAGCTCGTAACCATGATCAGTGACAAGGGTGAATTACCTATTGCCATGGCCTTGGCAAACGTGGTGACCACAGCGCAAATGGATGAACTCGCTCGTGTGTTAGTCACACTCTTTGATGCTAAGCATTTGCTCTCCCCTCTGCTATGGAATATGTTCTATCGCGAAGTTGAGGTTTCGGACTGTATGCAGACGCTCTTCCGTGGCAATTCCTTGGGAAGCAAAATTATGGCATTCTGCTTTAAGATCTATGGTGCCAGTTATTTGCAAATGCTTCTGGAACCGCTCATTCGACCACTGCTTGATGATCAAGAAGAGACCTGCTTTGAGGTAGATCCAGCAAGACTAGAACCAACAGAAGACATTGAAGAACATCGCAACAATTTGATAGCACTTACACAGAAAGTGTTCGATGCCATTATAAATTCTTCAGATCGCTTTCCGCCCCAGTTGCGTTCGATGTGCCATTGCCTATACCAAGTGCTCAGCAAACGATTCCCCAATTTGCTGCAGAACAATATCGGTGCCGTGGGCACAGTCATCTTTCTACGCTTCATCAATCCGGCTATAG TTTCGCCGCAAGAACTGGGAATTGTGGGCAAACAGGTGCCCAGTTCGGCGAAGCGAGGATTAATGCTAATGTCGAAGATACTGCAGAACATTGCTAACCACGTAGAGTTCTCCAAAGAGCAGCACATGCTTTGCTTTAATGACTTTTTGAGAGATCATTTTGAGGCCGGTCGACGCTTTTTCATACAAATTGCTTCCGATTGCGAGACCGTGGATCAGACGTCGCACAGCATGAGCTTCATTTCTGATGCAAATGTGTTAGCTCTACATCGTTTGCTGTGGACGCATCAGGAAAAGATTGGCGACTATTTGTCCAGTAGTCGAGATCACAAGGCTGTTGGTCGACGACCTTTTGATAAGATGGCCACTCTGTTGGCGTACTTGGGTCCACCAGAGCACAAACCCGTTGACTCGCACATGATGTTCAGCTCGTATGCGCGTTGGAGCTCCATTGATATGTCCTCGACCAACTTCGAAGAAATTATGGTCAAGCATCAAATGCACGAAAAGGAGGAATTCAAGACGCTCAAATCCATGAACATATTCTATCAAGCAGGCACCAGCAAATCAGGGTATCCTGTTTTCTATTACATAGCCAGGCGATACAA AATTGGCGAAACTAATGGAGATTTGTTGATTTACCATGTTATTCTTACACTTAAACCATTCTGTCACTCGCCCTTCGAAGTGGTCATCGACTTTACGCACACCTGCTCCGATAATCGCTTCCGCACAGAATTCCTGCAGAAATGGTTTTATGTGCTGCCCACCGTAGCCTATGATAATGTGCATGCGGTTTACATTTACAATTGCAATTCGTGGGTACGCGAATACACAAAATTCCACGATCGCATTCTGGCACCGCTCAAGGGTAATCGAAAGCTTATGTTCCTGGAGTCACCAAACAAGCTAAGTGATTTTATTGATGCCGAGCAACAGAAGCTGCCAGGCGCCACGCTCTCATTGGACGAGGATCTAAAGGTGTTTAGTAACGCTCTGAAACTTAGTCACAAGGACACGAAAGTCGCCATCAAAGTGGGTCCTACAGCTTTACAGATAACGTCCGCCGAAAAGACCAAAGTATTAGCGCATTCCGTGCTCCTCAATGATGTTTACTACGCGTCAGAAATTGAGGAAGTTTGCTTGGTGGACGATAACCAATTCACTTTATCCATAACCAACGAAAGTGGCCAGCTGAGTTTCATTCACAACGACTGCGACAACATCGTGCAGGCTATAATACACATACGAAATCGCTGGGAACTTAGCCAGCCAGACTCAGTTACAGTGCATCAAAAAATACGACCCAAGGATGTGCCAGGCACACTTCTAAACATGGCGCTTCTTAATCTGGGATCATGTGATCCCAATCTGCGTACAGCAGCCTACAATTTGTTATGCGCTTTAACAGCCACATTTGACCTTAAGATTGAAGGACAGTTGTTGGAGACGCAAGGTCTTTGCATACCCTCTAACAATACTATTTTCATTAAGTCCGTGAGTGAGAAGTTGGCCACTAATGAACCTCATCTCACACTGGAGTTTCTGGAGGAGTCCATACAAGGCTTCCAACGCAGCACCATTGAACTGAAACATTTGTGCTTGGAGTATATGACGCCGTGGCTAAAGAACTTAACAAAGTTCTGTAAGTCCAATGATGATGCCAAGAAACTAAAAGTCTCACAGATTCTGGACAAACTCATCTGTCTGACCATCGATCAAAAGGAAATGTATCCCTCAGTGCAGGCGAAAATCTGGGGCTCCATTGGCCAAATACCAGAGCTCATTGACATGGTGCTGGATAATTTCCTGCACAAATCGATTACCTACGGCTTAGGATCGCCTCAAGTAGAGATTATGGCCGATACGGCTGTGGCACTAGCTTCTGCCAATGTCCAATTGGTATCAAAGAAGGTCATAACACGTATGTGTCGTGTCATGGACAAGTCATGCACGAATCCCACACAGTATCTGGAACAGCATATGATGTGGGACGACATAGCCATACTAGGACGCTATCTACTCATGTTATCGTTCAATAACTGCTTGGACGTGGCCACCTCGGTGCCCTATCTTTTCCACACTATCACGTTTTTGGTCTGCTCTGGATCGCTCTCTATGCGGGCATCAACACATGGCTTGGTCATCAATATTATACACTCACTCTGCACATGCACTAATCCCTCTTTTGGCGAGGAAGCTCAACGTGTCCTGCGCCTATCGCTAGATGAATTCTCGCTACCCAAATTCTATTTGCTTTTCGGCATTAGCAAAGTCAAATCCGCGGCTGTGACGGCCTTCCGCTCCAGCTGTCGCCATCCAACAGACAAATGGTTGGGCAATGAACGAGTTACTCAGCCATTGCCTGCAGATCGTGAGCGTCTCTCGTTGCCCTCACTGGAGGTTATCACAGACGCATTGCTAGAAATCATGGAGGCCTGTATGCGCGATGTGCCCGACTGTGAATGGCTGCACACTTGGACATCGTTGGCACGCAGTTTCGCCTTCTGCTACAATCCAGCACTACAACCCCGGGCTCTCATCGTCTATGGTTGCATTAGCAAGAGCGTGACAGATCATGAGGTTAAGCAACTGCTGCGTATATTGGTCAAGGCTCTCGAATCCTTCAAcgatttgattttaattgagGCTTTGGTTATGTGCCTAACACGTATTCAGCCGCTTTTGCGTCCGGAGTCGCCCATACATCGAGCTCTCTTCTGGGTGGCCATATCTGTGCTGCAGCTGGATGAGATTACACTCTATGGTGCTGGTCTAGCTTTGCTGGAACAGAATCTGCATACGCTCAAGTCGCAAGGTTGCTTTGACAGAACGGAAACTATAGCTGAGGTTATGATGAAAACACGCGAGAAGCTCGAGTGGCATTTCAAGCAACTGGATCATGCTGTTGGTTTGTCTTTCCGCAGCAATTTCCACTTTGCTCTGGTGGGACATCTTATTAAG GGTTTCCGACATCCCACGCCAACCACTGTGTCCCGTACGTCCCGTGTACTCACCATGCTGCTGGGAATTATCGCCAAGCCGCTGCATCGTGACAAATTTGAGGTGACACCAGACAGTGTAGCCTATCTGACAGCGCTCGTGGCAGTCTCCGAGGAGGTGCGCTCCCGCTGTCATGTAAAGCATGCGCTGCCACGCTGGCCTGCAGAtctcagctgcagcagcatggACAACGGTGAAGTACCTAATGGCGTGTCGACT ATTGGCCAACCGTTGTCGCGTCGGCAAAAGAGTTGGGATATTTTGGATCAATCAGCTCTACAGTTTGCGAGACAACACAAAGTACCCACACTTCAG AATGCGCGAGTATTATTCAAAACTCAACGCTCATTTTCGGTACCAACCACAAAGGATCCGAATAATGCTAGCGGCATCGAAGAACGTCAG GAACGCGGTTCACGCTCGTCAGTGTCAAATGAATCAAATGTCTTGCTCGATCCTGAGGTGCTGCCCGATCTGTCTATACAAGCACTAGTTTTAACCGTACTGGCGACCCTCGTCAAATACTCATCAGATGAGGGCGAAACGCGCGTGCTTTATCAGTATTTGGCCGAGGGATCGGTTGTTTTTCCCAAAGTCTTTCCAGTCAT TCATTCATTACTGGATCAGAAGATCAATAATATACTGTCAGTGTCCCATGATCAAGTTGTGCTGAATTCAGTGCAGAATATCATACAGAACATGCTGGCCAGCGAGGATCcctcacagcaacaactacatttTCTGCAGAGCTGCGGCTTCGGTGGACTTTGGCGTTTTGCTGGACCCTTCACAAAG TATAATATGATGGGTGAGTCGTCAGAGTTGTTTGTGAACTGCTTGGAGGCTATGGTAGAAACATGTTTGCCTGGCGATGAATCAGCTCCAGTGCCACCCTCTCCGCGTCCCTATAACTTGAGTTCCAGCTTGAGCAGCTTAACGCTTGGCTCACCCACTGACAAAG CATTCTCATCGGAATCATTAGACTTTTATGATAACTGCTCCGGCAGCGTCACCTCGCTGCGACGCGCCTCACACAGCAAATCACGCGCCAAACATCGATTGAACGAAAGTCCATCACATTAA